GAGCATCGGCTCATGAAGGATCAGAGCTAATCCAAGGCTGAGGCACCCGAGGTTTGTTATCAACACACAAATCAGCCACTTAGATTCGTTTTGAAAATGCAAGGCTCTGGTATTCAGTCTGATTTGCATGTCCAACTattatagaagaataaaagttttattttaatatatagtgttaccaaaatacaagcaaaaagtCAGTCATTATCACACctagcatgggggggggggggggaatgaacaGTTGCAATACCCAAAAAAGCAAAACTCCTGTTcactgtaaaataatttaatttgcatGGTTGTTTACAGATAAAACAGTCCAtggagaacaaaaaataaattatccaGATCGATTTTTTATAAGAACAGctttatacaaaatataaacaagTCTGAAATGCAAATATTCTTGTTAAATTTATTTCAAAAggcagtaaaaaagaaaaatggcactTTCCATATCCAAGTATGCTTGTTGGTTGAGGtagacaacaaaaaaaatgtgacattacagTTTGATCAAAACAGGTCTGAATATGCACTTTAGGTAAGACAGTGTATTTACAGGCGTCATTAATATACCTAGCTAGACAGGACTGACAGCTATATAATATGGGCTATTTTAATACCAATtgggtaaaaacacacacacaagagaagaGGATCCTTGAATATGGAAAGAGAACTCTGTTAAAGAACCTGACAATTTCAAATCACTAAACACACAATTGCATGTGAAACCGTACCTCAAATCAGGTAAAAGCTTCAAAAAGCAATGCATGACTAGCAAAATCTGGCATCAAACCTTTAAACTTGGGTTCCagcccaaaacaaacaaacaaaaacatgcagaACAGTTTAATAGAAAAACTACAAACCAGCAACAAAACTGAATTAGAAGCTTTTAAAAAGGCACAAGTGAAAACATGCTGTCTAAGAGATACATCAGCCAGTCAACTGACATGCAGCCATCAATCAATTACTAATGGCAACTTGTACTCTAAAACGAGTAATATGGATCtgtatacatttacaaaaaacaaaacgcagGCAATCAAAATGATGGCTAACCCTTTAAGATGTCTTAACATTAGCAACCTATATGTACAATTGCCTAACTTGTACACTTATGTTCTCCTTATAAAACAAGGTGTACATACATCATCCTACACAAGTTATGATGTGGAGGCCCCCATACACATGTAAGGAACGTGAACAGTTGCCAACAGTGGCACAGGTATTCACAGGATCTCGCGTTTAACAGAACGGCGAGGGTGAATGAAATGTCAAGTTCTGTCTCCATGCCAGGATCCCGTGGCATCATGTTCAGCCCACTGTTCACTTTCCTCGTCTCAACTGTTCCAGCCTGCTTTTCAGATGTTCCTGCTGGCTTCTCAGCCTGTCTTTCTTGGATGCGAGTTTCTGTTTCTCGTCCTCCAGCCCCCTGATGCACTCGCTGGCCTTTTTGAGGATGACCACCTTGGAGGCTTTGTCGTTGTTGGACAGTTCGGGGACGTTGTCCCGCAGCCTGACGAAGCAGTTCTTCAGCTCGTTCCTCCTCTGCCTCTCCATGACGTTGTGTGTCCTccgcctctcctcctcctccatgtCCGAGGAAGGCTTGGCAGAGCTGGAGCTCCTGAAGCAGTGTTTGGGGGAGTGGTCTCGCTTGCTGCGCTTGTGATGCGTTTGCTCTGCTTTCTTGAGGGAGGGGCAGGGCGCTGCGTAGTTGTGCTGGAGCTGGATCTCCAGGTGACACCTCTTCATGGCGGCACGAGTCTGGAACCTGGTTTCTGATCTCCTGGACTGCGCCGCGCACACCCTCCTCTTGGAAGACTTCCACTTCTCTACTGTGACGACATCGATTTCTTCCTCTTctattgaagaaaaacaaaaagaaacatttaatgcCTGGTATGAAAAAAACCTTCAGCTACAGCAGgagtataaatatatatgtattattaaatGGATGGTAGAGCACTTGTCAATACTGATACATTGAAACTGCATGAATATACATTTCTTGCCATCCACTGTGTGCAGGAGAGGAGTGTACAGAGCTGACAAGGTGACCATGGTGTCATATGCAGACTGCTATTTCAATATATGTGTCAGGGTATAGCATTCTACAATAAATCAAACTGGAGGGGCTATAGGCTTGCCCCAGTTAACAAGGCATCTAGGTCAATGATAACTGTACAAGTGAACTCACCAGAGTCGCTGCTTGACACGCTCCCAGTGGAGAGGGAGCTGTCGTACTCGGATGAACTCTGCTCCAAGTTGTCCTGCAGCTCTGTGCCCAGCTGCTGGCAGTCCAGGGTGGCGTTGTGACAATCCAAAGTAGTGGCAGCAATGTCCTGGAAAATGTTTGTGTCTATATCGGAGAGCAGCGGGCTGCTGGACAGGCCAGCGGACAGCTTCTCGTGCGCGCTCTTCCCAGCGTCGCTGCTCCACAGGCAATCAGCCAAAACCACTGGCTGCTGGTTTTTACTGGTGCCGCTGCTGCCCTGGCTGaggctactgctgctgctgctgttgaagTCGCTGCCCCAGTAGAAATCCTGGTGAATAAAGTCCTGATCTTCGAAAAGCATCTCGGACACAAACTCCAGCTGGTCCAGGTTGGACGGGAAGAGGCTGGAGAGGGATTCAGCGAAGCCCGGCTTGGTGGGAGGGGACTGCGGGGGCGTGGGGATCATCTCCAGGTCTTTCATCAAGTTCTGGCAAAACTCCTCGTCGAAAAGAAGAGGCTCGGCTTCGTAGTCCCATTCCCGACAAGGGGAAAAGCTTTGAGGCATGCTGGCGAGTCAAGcaaaacactgcaaaaaacaaaaacacaaaatttcAACACTGAGTTAAGCTTGTTAGGAGCGTATTTCTCAGCAGTGCAAGCTCGTCCAGCTGAAAGGCGTTGAACAGCTGTACCGCCGTAAGCAAAGTACCTCCGGTCTCTTGATTAAAGCACGGAGGCTCGACCAACAGCTCCCGTATTCGCACTGTGAGCAGAAAGCCGGCTTTACACATGTTTACACTCAGGAGGCCCCGCCCACGGGGGCGGGGATGCAAATCGGTTCTACGACGTCACTCCTCCCCATCCTTCCGAACAGCTGGAAGTTCCAGGGCTCCGTAAAGATTCTGCTCCGAACTAATACGTCATTAACAAAGAAAATCTGTATGTTTAAGTACGGTACTAATGCAACTAGACACACATCCAAACAGTACAGCACTGTAATGCACAGTATAGTTTGCATAGAGAGGCAATACAGATCTTTTCACGTCCACGGCTGGATTTCCAAGTGAACACGCAGGCCGTTTCTCTCTAACCCGAGACAACAAGAAAGAGTCTCTCCACCAACGACGGACGAGCTGGTCCCAGTAGGTTAAGCGTTAAACCCTGCAATTCATTTGCTGGCAAAAAAAACCAGATGTGAATATCTAGCGAGTCACCCAGGAACTAAGAGACTGTAGTGTGACTCAGTGACCGCAACCAAGGAGAAAGCCAGCTAGGACACCTCGCCCAGTCCGAGAACAtccttcattaataataataataataataataataataataataataacaacaaactaATGCACAAAACATGGAACTACTTCAGGGCCTTTCCAattgtaaggaaaaaaaaaaaaaacttaagtcaCTTataatttcacaaaaaaaaaaaaaaaaaaaaaaaggatatatatctatataaaataatattgtgtgtgtgagtgcactgCGCAGCGCAGTCTGACAGGGCTGCTGGACGGTTTGCAGGTCATGCCGGTGCAGCACTGCCATCTTTGAGGATGTGTCACACGCCGTGCAGAAAGCATGGTGGAAAAGGAGGACTGCTGGCTAGACAGAAAATGCCGGTTCCGCTTCTGCCGGccaaatctatttatttaattattaatttatttgtttttaccgGTACACACCAacatttttattacaaaatacaaaacgtaTGATTCACCCGTGAAAGACTGCTGACAAATGAAATTAAAGTGATATTTCAGACCACGCACAGTACTGACATGCCCCTGATCTCAGAGAAGAGCTTGAAGTAATACTAATATAGAATATTAAAAAGAGTCAAACCAAGCACTTACCTTTTTGCAACACTGGCAAGCAGGAAACAAGAAACAGCTTTCAGCTAAAAAGACGCGACTCTAAAAGCGAGTGCTTAATTTTTtccacgtcttttttttttttccactaacGAATCCCAAAGTAGCAATTACCAGCAGCagactgcagctctctgcattggGAGTACGGGTGGGTGTGACGCTGAAGCGCTTCCAATTTATACCGCCGTCAAACCCCCCGTATCCTTCCACACCGCACACTCGCGCCAAAACTTCTTTTGCAAACGGAACGCCTTGAGGAGCTGCTTTTGTGCGTCTATTTAAAGGTCTCGACACGGCTGTCCGTAAATTATTTACTCGCGTTCTCCAAAACGTTTGAGTCTGGGGGATTTTGAGCAAAAGGTTTGAGCAAGTAGTGCCGCGCATGAATACGGCTACCGGCTTTTGGCTTTCTCAGAAAAAGTAGGCGGGTTCATGGAAACCGACCTCACGTGCgcgagtgagtgagtgaaagtgtgtgtgagagagacggagacagagagagagaggcgagtCCTGGTGCAAGagcagttttaaaatgtgcatgaaAAACAGAACTGCTAAACATCTGTAATAATAGATGTACGCGTTGCTTTCTTATAAGCTTTAACGTGAAGAACagaattgtctgtgtttttactgtacttccctatgcgttaccatgcttgaactgtgctttattacactttgcaatgctttagcTGTGGGGAACTTGTAGAAGGTAATAACTTTGTTGGGGTTTGACCTTTCTGTAGATGCATatgccagggttttttttttgcagtttggtAACAGTGTACCAGGTCGTCCCTCCTGTGTGTCAGAGATACGCTCTTACAATAGAATGCCTTTCTGGGTATTGCAGATTCAGAAACGTGCACGTTTGCTTTCACGAGGGTGTGCAATTCCCCGGAACAGATCTGTAAGATTTGCAGAGGGAGCCTCTCAAGTTCTGTGCAGAGTGGGAGgggagtttgttttttgtttgtctaaCGGCATTCCAGTTTTGCAAACAACAAAACGAGTCTTTATTTATGGTTGTTTTGCATTGCCAGAGAGGAGAAACGCTTGGCAATACACGTTCTCGATAAACTGCACTAGCGGGAAAGACTAGACGCGTGGACTGGAGTTCAGTTGTGTAAAGTGAGATGAATCAGTTTGATTTGTGCACGGCTTCTCTGTGCTGTTGTTCTGAGTACCTCTTAATTGCTGGTGAACAAAAGACCAGTGCGCAGACTGAAGCTGGTGCGCGGCTACTGGTGGGCGTTGAGGCACACTACTCTGAAATAACCTCGTTCATAACAGGAGCTGACTTATTGTAAATATAGCCTGAAACTTACCCACCTCAATCGTGTTACTCATCACAACCCCATGATTTAAATCCTTTCTCGTGAACTGATTAAGCGATAAGAGTGCGGTTCCGAATACAATACACAGACGTGCTGGGGGCGACTAATAACACATGGCAATACTATTCAAAATAAGTGCACGCAACTCTCTAGTTTGGTCGGTTGAGAATTGTTACGCATTATTACTGCTGTCTAACGGACTGTTCTATTTATACTCGATCTTGGTGCTTTCATTACCGGTGCGAGTTTTGGAAATGGGGAAGTAGCGGCGTTGCATTTACGATACGAGTTAAATGGAGTTCCGCGGCAGCAGCGTGAGCCTCCATTCACAAACTGCTCTGAAAAACGAGAGCTCGCAGGGGTTTATTAAACTTCCTGCTAGTCCAGGACCGTTTCGCGCCACTCGCTTATCTGCAGTACGCACACTGAAACTGAAAACCACACAGCATGAGCGGATTAATAATGCTGTGTAAGTCATTGGAGcaacgagcccagtgcggggagtcTGGAAATCACTCAGCCTGTGCAAAGATCCTgcattaaaacataataataataataataataataataataataataataatgcaaagttTGCTgtactttttaattgttttgtttgcaaattggaattgaaaaataaataatattaaggaAACTCATTTTTTAATAGTAATGGCGATTTAGGATGTAGAATCTCTCTCTGCTCTAATAGCTTATCCCTTTAGGTCACgactttttttattcatttcttttagacattttaaaaccgTTTGTGTGAAATATGGAGTTTCGAAAAGTTGCCGTGCCCTaactttgaaaaataataataaataaatgcgtatgcattataaaacagaagcctagataggaaacttaacatggtgcaGCGGTGCACACAGGGACTGACGGGTTTGGCCATTAAACACCATTATCACACAGAGCCAGGGCCCTGCACCGCTTCCATGCTTCTATTGCTTTCTCAAAGCACCTCTGAGTTCTGGGGAGGCGACGCATCAGCTGACGCTGCTGAGGGATTGACGTGGAACGAGTGGAGAGCGGGTTTCAAGGGTCATGGGGAAGCGTGTGGCGCCGGGAACACTGTAACGAATGCAACACAAAAACTCTGCAATAAACCCGTTGAAACTGAAAATATATTCATGCATTCATTGTTCGTTTTAAGACACAGCCACCACAAGCCTGCAGTATTCTCGGcacagtattttaaaaacctttacaTAAGAAGTCGTTTTTATTAGAAGCTATGGTTGTTTTCTGTTTTCGTTCAGCTAGTCTCAGAGCAAATATCACACAGTAGAATAATCCTGTGTGCAAAAGTGTTTCTCTTTCTCATCAGTAGGAAGTGCCATGCTGTTTCAAACTTCATTGTGAAACGGCAACACCAGCCCTTTGAAGAATTGGAGGAATCTGTGAGCACAAGCAGGTGCAGTAAAGACACGGCATTCACATTTAAAGAGGCTTCTGAAGTTTTtctttgaaaaagaaagaaaaaaagctcaTTATAGACACAGTTAAATGCATCATGATCATTTATTAGCAGTGCCCTTTTTTGCCTGAGTCAGAATAATACCGTTTGCAATGTGCCAATCAAAAATCCAACAGGTGATTGTGGCTTTACTTTTCAGTGGCTATGCTAATAAAGCTATTGCATTTTACAGCAGGGGTTGTTAAAATAATGGCCCTGAGAAAGAAAAGACAAAGAACCCGACACACTGCTGAACCCCAGCCCAGTGTGAGGAATACAGCAGCTTCCCAGCAAGGATCCCAGAGAAACACAAAACCAGTCCAGACTGGGAGGCAGCAGGGCCCACAGTGAGCTAGGGAAGAGCACAGAGGAATTACTCAGGTCAGATACACTCGCACAGCCATTGAGAGACAGCATGGCTAATTAGTGGAATCACTGGAAACAGTTACTGTGCATGCAGCACTTACCTTAGTGAGAGcgaacacacacacccccaacacacacacaaatctcccttaaaaaaaacagcagttcattTATTACAGACTGGAGAAAACACGTAGACTGACTGTTGCTGATTAGCCACATCTAAAGAACTCTACTATACGTCTATTGAAAGTAGGCTACAAGGTTCATGAATGACTGTGTTCCTTAAATAAGTGATGCTTATGACTCGTCATCCTGTAAGATTTCATCCTGTAACACTGCACTGTTGTCCCTTCTAAAACATTccacacagtgaaagcatggtgcaGCACATGTAAGCACTGTGAAGTCAGGCGTGGTATGGTAAAGAACACGACCACGGGGTAAAGCCACGTGCGCGTGCAGATCTACTGTGCTAAACCTTTCTAACGGTGCTGCTGCACGGCTGGTTGAAAGTATTCTCCAGTGTGCTGCCCTGCCTTCCCATTGCATGATTGATCATGGGATCTTTAGGAACCCTTTTCCGTCTCACACTATATTTCTGAAGCTAGAGGGATCTGGCCTCATGTGTAGATGGCTGATTTGCACACTGCCAGCAGGCAGCACCAGGGCTTCTGGGCTCATAACATTGTGGTGCTGCCCTAATGGCAAGGTATTGGAATGAAAGGGGTAAGTGAAGTACAGGCTGGGACTCGGGTAAAGTTACTCAGCAGCACTGGGAGCCCCCCTGTGAACGGAATGATTGATTACTTGCAATTAGCTACTCTATTAGAAACTCTTCAGCCATGGGCATTGCTTTGGGTTTTGTGTTTAAGCAGGACGTAGAAAACACTTCTTTAGAGTTTTAATGCAATTCAAGTTGAATGCAGtgggttgctgctgttgttgttttttttaaaagtctgttttgaGAAATGAAACCTCCCTAGATTGAAACCAGTAACAGTCATGTGAAGTGTGATGGATCTCGAAGGCTGTTTGATTATAGAAACGCTTTTAAACCGCCTTTCAATGAGTCAGCTTTGTGCTTCGGGCTTGGTGTTTCAGTGCAGGGTTTTCATGTTGACTGTGTTTTGAAATCTCTAAACAGCTAGCAGAAGGACTTATCCTCAACTGTGAGAAGATTACTGATTAGCAATGGGTGAGCAATCCTAGGACTGGAAAAAAAGATTAGAGGGATCCAGTGGTGCTGAGCTAGAGAAAGAAACCCCATACAGAAAAGGGTTAATTCTATTGTCTGCAGAggaacttacaaaaaaaaaaaaaaaaaacagcttctgtTACTCAGTTCCGAGAGGatactcaacttccaggaacacacGCCCTTATATGGATTCGCAGCCACACCCCCTCATTCCAGATCTCCACGCAGCATTCCGCAAGCCAGTGAAAGGGCTCTTTGTTAGACTGGCCAGCAGCTGAAGGAAGGTAAAGAAAGTAGTGCCAGCTACTTATCATCATCACAGCAAAGACGGCTTCAGCTCACAGCAACTCCTTGTGTGTCTGCCCCCACGAAGAGAACAAAGAACTTCTGACTCTGAAAGATGTAAATATCACACACCGCGTGGCTTTTCTGCTCAACAGCAACTTGAAATCCGCAAGGAAGTCATTGATCATGGAGCAGCCCTTTGTGGTGGGACACAGTTCAGACATCTACACAAGTATGGATGAGTTTTCAGTACAAAGAGCTTCTCAAGCAATTCTGCACATGGTTGATCtttctgaatattttaaacccCCTTCTCCACAGTTCAGAGCTTGAACAGTTAATGCAGTAACAGACattatatctatatagatatatagatatagatatatacagctatgaccaacagttttgcatctccctatagaattaacataatttgcttcataaagtcgaatgaaacctgctgaataatgttatcttaacatatcgaattacatacccctttgtagttttccatatagttaatgaaaaaagacaaaaatgaaaaaatctgacatttccaaatctaacatgatatactgtactactattatggcttctggtagacttttgcaatatcagtttgtagtttctttgattacgtgacGTTAagtattatgttcatataggttttattttttttaattatgtctcaatcctaaaattctaggcgatgctaaacttttggaagaaggagaagaagaagaatgcaggccaacatattatttattaatctgtACAAGGATTCAATCCCATGACCTCTGAATTCATCTTTCTACCCGTTAAAAAAAGGCACCACAGGTCTGGCCTACAGAGGCAATTCCATCTGTGCGCTGGAGTGAATTTAAAGGCTATAAACAGCTTATGTCCTAAATGCCACGGCGTGCTGTGCTAAGGGAATTCACTGTCTATTTTTACAGAGGACAGCAGCAACGTCATTTCTACTCCATGCCGTGTAGTAATTCTTTCGGCACGCCTCCAACTGGGTCTCCTGTTGCTGCCAAGTTCAGCCGGGGCCTGGGAGTCGTTACGCTGGATAAGAGCTGGAAGTACCAAGTTTTCCAGGAATCTGGCAGATCGATTCCTAGCAGGGTTGCGAAACCGTGGCGGACTTTGGCTCCTGTCGTCAACAGCAATTTGAAAGCAAACCGAACCGTTTAGTTGAACCCTGAAGATATGATCAGTTAATCCTAAAACAAATGGGGTTTGAACAGTAGTGCTCTCTGTGAAAGATTTGGGATCATTTCCAACCAGGTTGTTAAATATTAGCCATTTCCTCGCCTCCCCttgcttttgtgtattttattgtaactgtGCCAGTGATCCCATTTTCCATTAGCTATTACCTGATGAACTGCCCACTCAAAGAATTAGTTTGTAATCAACATGGTATCACATGTTCACTCAGTCCAGGGCAGAGTCTGAATCCAGTGCAAGCTAGGTGTATAGAAGCACTGAGAGCTCGCTCACAATTCTGCTGGCTTAATGCCTGTGACTACCAGTGCAGGCTGCCAGCGCATCATCTTTCCAGTTATTCTGGAGGCCCGCGGGCTAGCCCAGAATGAAACACAGGTGCTGATCCGATTCCTGGTCCCTTCTTGCAGGGCTGACCCATCCACcactaaccccccctccccctccccctcccagatCTTTATAGAGGTGTTAATATGTATCCACTTCTGAAAGAAGAGTGACAAGTGCACTTTGTAGGGTAAGTGTGGGTTCAGGTTGCGTTACCAGCTGGCAGGGAGCTCTTGGAAAACTTGCAAGGTTTCCTAAAATGCCAGATGTGTTCAGCTACTATTATAGGCAATGAATTTGCAACAGCCTTTTATTCTGGTGACTGCAGGACCCGGGCACACTTCCAGCTGTAGCTGTAAGGATGATAAACACAGGAGCGTTTAGCCAAGATCTGAAGCGATGCCCGGGGTTGGATGCGTTGTGCTCGCCAGAGACATGCACTACAGAGAAGCTGTGGAGTTTGCCCTATGGCTCGGGTAAGGCAGCTCAAAATGAGTGCTtctcggggtctgtgaaaccctGTGCGGATGTTTTAGATTTAATAAGAGTCACGGTGTGGCAGGAGCACAGCGCTGATTCCAATCAAAAAAAATCTGGATTCTATTTCTGGTGGTGCGGCAGGGCTGCTGAGCCAGGACAGGACTGTCCACGCTGCGTAAAAGAGAGGGGGGCGGCTTTCGTAATGTACTTCAGTGTACAACTCAACATGATTTAGGGGCTTGGCACCTTTGAGGCCCTGTTTTAACTGATTGGAGCACAGCCTGTGCTTCTTGAAATCAGAGGTGTTGCAACGCGGTGCTGGCAAACCATTCGCTAAGATCACCAGTGTTCACAGGCAGGTACAGTACATGAGGTTCTGTACATCTATACACTGCAGGGGTTGCAGCACATAAAAAAACTGAATACTGTGGCTAAAACCGCTTCCCCTTTTAATAATATCCAGGAACTGAAACAAAACCACATGTTCGGAGGCCCGGTACAGAACGAACGTTatcctcaccccctcccctcccaaggAGTTGTCCGTTGCTTGTGGTTTGCACGTTAGATAAGGACAGTCACTTCCAGGAATGCTGCACCCTGGACCCCCTTGCTGGTttcctgaaacaaaacaaacgttTTGCTTTGTCACGGGGGTCTGTTCCCTGGTACTCAGGGGAGGGGTCTGCAGCGCCCCTGCTATTCATTACACCGTTGATACAATGTTACCAGCTGGCTCGCGGTCGGGACGTTCTGTTCTGTAACCCTGAACTCTCTCCACACAATAAAGGGATGCACAGATGCTGCTGGGAGATGCTGGCGCTGGTTCTGAGATTACAGCCAGGGTGTCTTATCACCCATCCCAGTGAGCTCTGTGGTGGATTGTTATGGGTCTGATTGGAGAATCTTCCCCGAAGCCCAAACTTCCTTGAAGTAGAGGCCCCACTAGGGCAATCGATTTCGTTAGAATgtgcttgttgttttttttccctttcttttcctGTGACCCAGCTTGCAGTAATAATTCGCTCGTAGTGGGCTCGGGGGCCTCAGTGTGTCAGATTCTATATTGCTATTAGCCACACAGTCTGCAGGCGTTGGGGGGATTTGAAGCGGTTCTGATTCGCTTCATTAAAGAACAGACACGAACCCTGTCTTTGCATTCTTTTTTCTGCTGCAAGTTCTTTGTCCTGTTTCTTCCATTCATTTTAGAATCAAGATGGATTAACTGCAACAGGCATTAGTTTAACAAACTCGGTCTGGATTCAGGTTAAATGAATCCATTCAATTGGCACATTCTGTTTCCCTGCCATGCATTTTTGGATTTCAAAACAACAGTTCTGTATTTGACACTGAATTCAAATCCACTTTGAATGCAAGAATACAAATGTTATGCTGAATGAATGGCGTCAGAA
The Acipenser ruthenus chromosome 18, fAciRut3.2 maternal haplotype, whole genome shotgun sequence DNA segment above includes these coding regions:
- the LOC117428910 gene encoding transcriptional regulator Myc-B-like: MPQSFSPCREWDYEAEPLLFDEEFCQNLMKDLEMIPTPPQSPPTKPGFAESLSSLFPSNLDQLEFVSEMLFEDQDFIHQDFYWGSDFNSSSSSSLSQGSSGTSKNQQPVVLADCLWSSDAGKSAHEKLSAGLSSSPLLSDIDTNIFQDIAATTLDCHNATLDCQQLGTELQDNLEQSSSEYDSSLSTGSVSSSDSEEEEIDVVTVEKWKSSKRRVCAAQSRRSETRFQTRAAMKRCHLEIQLQHNYAAPCPSLKKAEQTHHKRSKRDHSPKHCFRSSSSAKPSSDMEEEERRRTHNVMERQRRNELKNCFVRLRDNVPELSNNDKASKVVILKKASECIRGLEDEKQKLASKKDRLRSQQEHLKSRLEQLRRGK